The sequence TTTACCATTGGTGTATCTCAACCAAATTGGTGGGCAGGATGAGCTGATTTTTGATGGTTGCTCCAAAGTATTTGATGCTGCCGGCAATATGACTCACCGTCTGGCGGCATTTGCCGAACAAACCACCTTATTGCAGTTCAATGAGTGCGAAGTGGTGCCAATGATGGCCCCTGCCGCTGAGCTACCGCCATTGGCACAAGTCTATGAAGCTTTGGTGTTGGCGGTTCGCGATTATGTGACTAAAAATGGTTTTAATGGTGCAGTTCTCGGGTTATCGGGCGGGATTGACTCCGCATTGACACTGGCGATTGCCGTGGATGCGTTGGGTAAAGATAAGGTTCAGGCATTGATGATGCCTTTCCGTTACACCGCAGATATCAGTATTGCTGATGCCAAAGAAGAAGCTGAAATTCTGGGTATCGAGTTTGATGTACTCTCCATCGAGCCGATGTTTGATGCCTTTATGAGCCAATTGTCACCCATGTTTGCTGGCACCGCGCGTGATACTACCGAAGAAAATCTTCAGGCGCGCTGCCGTGGTGTGGTGCTGATGGCTTTGTCGAACAAGCGCCGCAGTATTGTATTAACTACCGGTAACAAAAGCGAAATGGCCGTAGGCTACGCCACACTGTACGGTGATATGGCGGGGGGCTTTGATGTTCTGAAAGATGTGCCCAAAACCTTGGTATTTAAACTATCAGAATATCGCAATACTGTTTCCTACGTGATTCCGCAGCGGGTTATTACCCGCCCACCATCAGCGGAGTTGGCACCTGATCAGAAAGATGAGGACAGCCTGCCACCTTATGATATTTTGGACGCCATTCTCGAAGGGTATGTCGAGCAGGATAAGTCAGTTGCCGATTTGGTGGCTGACGGTTTTGATGAAACTATCGTGCGTAAAGTCATCCGCTTGGTAGATATCAACGAATACAAACGGCGTCAGTCTGCTGTCGGGCCGCGCATCACCGCCCGCAATTTTGGTAAAGATAGACGCTATCCGATTACATCAGGCTTTGGCCGCAAGAATTGGTAAACAGGGATTCACCATGAAAAAAATTGACGCGATTATTAAGCCATTCAAACTCGATGATGTCCGTGAGGCGCTAGCTGAAGTCGGTATCACCGGGATGACGGTAACAGAAGTAAAAGGTTTTGGTCGCCAGAAAGGGCATACCGAACTGTACCGCGGCGCTGAGTATATGGTGGATTTCCTGCCAAAAGTAAAAATTGAAATTGTTGTTGCTGACGATATTGTGGATACCTGCGTAGAAGCGATTATGCAAACGGCTCAGACCGGCAAAATCGGTGATGGCAAAATCTTTGTCTTTGATGTTTCCCGCGTGGTGCGTATTCGTACTGGTGAGCAAGACGAAGAAGCGATTTAATTTCTGTCTGATGCAGTAAAAAGCCCGTTTCGTTTTGCGACGAACGGGCTTTTTAGTTTTATGTCTCTATAAATAACTTCAAATTGGTGTGATTAGGCGGGAACAAACAACCCCAGCCAATAGAACAGATTCAGCACAACACCGGCGATAATCACGGCGACAACCGGCGCGGCAATCTTCATGACTGGGCGGCCAATAGCTTCGTTGAGGAAATAGAGCGCCGTTGTGATAGTAAAACCGGTATAGCCCGCCATCTTGATAGACGCGAAAATAGCCCCGATTAACAGCGCGTATTCCATCAGCAAGTTCATGGCATTACGAATATTGTCGGAGGCATTACGCACGGACGGGAAGCGGCCCAGCCATTTGCCGATTGAGCGCAGCATCAGCACTTCCAGCGATATCACTACCGCCCCAATTATCCCTGCCAGCAATGGATTCGGCACCAGATAGCCGACCACAAACACGAAGGTGAAACCGGCTACTGCATAAACACCGGTTGCCAGCGCTGTAGTGGCAATTAACGGCACAAAGCCGAGGCCGCGCATAAACTCGGCCAATGATGCCTGATGGATTAATGCCAGTGACTCTTCCGGTGTGATGCCCGGCGCATAGGCTTTGGCCAGTGTATAAATTGACACTTCACTGCCGCCGAAGATCTTCATGCTGGCGACCGCAGAAATTAACCCGCCGACAATTGCCAACATGGGGAGATTTTTAATAATTCGCTGGGTTCGCTCTTCAAAAACAGAGTGCCCGCCACCCCCTCCCAGGTGAGTTTTGGCTTTTATGTCTTGCGCGATAGCAATGCCGATAAGCAGAATCATACCGACGAAAATCTCAATAGATTCAGGGAATAACCCTGTGAAACGGGTAATGAGTAGGCGGGTCAGCAGCACGATAAAAGCAGAGACGATGGCAGTTTTCCAGCCAAACTGGTAGAAAATGGCGACCAACGGGAACAGGGCAAAGGCTGAAATTACCGGGCTGCTCAGCTCCCCTAATGAGCCAATAAAGTTTACTGGCAATGAAGTCAGCGCGGTATTAACAGCCGGTAAGCTGGTCAGGGCTAAAATACCCCAGGCAGCGCCAAGTGCGAAGGCCAAATAGCTATTGATCGCCAGCACGCCAATGATGTCGGTCGGCAGAAACAGCAGCCAAGAGTTAAGCAAACCGGTTGAGAGTGTGAAAGAAATGCCGACGGAGGCAATAAAGCCGACACTCAGGCCAAAAGCGATACTGCCCGCTTCACGGCGACTCATATTACCTTCAACCAATTGTGGCAAAATCGGGCGGATGCCGTCATGGAACACGGCGACGCTGCGGTGAGAAAGCAGCGCGGTCATCCCTGTCAGCAGGGCAACCACAACAATATGAATATAATCCACGGTGGTCCCCTTAGCGCAACTGCGTGATAAGCAGTGGGATAGCATGCTCAATATGTTCAACCGATAAGCCAAACGCCACTTTGCCCTCAGTGACAAATTTTTCTATTTGTTCTGGTTTTGCTTTGATACCGGGCTTGGCGATCGTGGCGCTTTTGTTGTACCCAATAATCGCGATAGCCATTGATAATGCGGCTCCGGCCCCAGTGTTACAGGCACCAATATAATAATCCAATTGGCCTTCTTTCACTTTGATAGCGGCATCCATATCCGAGAGAATAAATGTTTCAAAAGTATTCGGTGCCGTCTGCTCAATCATTTCGCGGATTAACTCTCGTTGCAGCCCGGCAATGCCAATCTTCTTCATAATCACTTTCCTTGCGTGGTGAAAAATTTATTAGGATTGTGGCGCAACATCATTTCCACCTTATCGGGGGAAATCCCTGCGGCCAGTAACATGGGAACAAATGAATCAACT comes from Yersinia canariae and encodes:
- a CDS encoding NAD+ synthase; translated protein: MSRKLAIALAQLNWLVGDIEGNTERMLQTLHEQQKAGASLVMFSELALSGYPPEDLLYRDDFYQRCEAQLDRLQAATQQIAVLVGHPWREGGKLYNALSLFSDGKLQGRYFKQQLPNYGVFDEKRYFSAGHETCVVELQDYRLGLLICEDLWFDGPVDAVKAAGAEIVLSINASPYNREKPYIRKTLMAAHCQRTGLPLVYLNQIGGQDELIFDGCSKVFDAAGNMTHRLAAFAEQTTLLQFNECEVVPMMAPAAELPPLAQVYEALVLAVRDYVTKNGFNGAVLGLSGGIDSALTLAIAVDALGKDKVQALMMPFRYTADISIADAKEEAEILGIEFDVLSIEPMFDAFMSQLSPMFAGTARDTTEENLQARCRGVVLMALSNKRRSIVLTTGNKSEMAVGYATLYGDMAGGFDVLKDVPKTLVFKLSEYRNTVSYVIPQRVITRPPSAELAPDQKDEDSLPPYDILDAILEGYVEQDKSVADLVADGFDETIVRKVIRLVDINEYKRRQSAVGPRITARNFGKDRRYPITSGFGRKNW
- a CDS encoding YhfT family protein, giving the protein MDYIHIVVVALLTGMTALLSHRSVAVFHDGIRPILPQLVEGNMSRREAGSIAFGLSVGFIASVGISFTLSTGLLNSWLLFLPTDIIGVLAINSYLAFALGAAWGILALTSLPAVNTALTSLPVNFIGSLGELSSPVISAFALFPLVAIFYQFGWKTAIVSAFIVLLTRLLITRFTGLFPESIEIFVGMILLIGIAIAQDIKAKTHLGGGGGHSVFEERTQRIIKNLPMLAIVGGLISAVASMKIFGGSEVSIYTLAKAYAPGITPEESLALIHQASLAEFMRGLGFVPLIATTALATGVYAVAGFTFVFVVGYLVPNPLLAGIIGAVVISLEVLMLRSIGKWLGRFPSVRNASDNIRNAMNLLMEYALLIGAIFASIKMAGYTGFTITTALYFLNEAIGRPVMKIAAPVVAVIIAGVVLNLFYWLGLFVPA
- a CDS encoding DUF2620 domain-containing protein, whose amino-acid sequence is MKKIGIAGLQRELIREMIEQTAPNTFETFILSDMDAAIKVKEGQLDYYIGACNTGAGAALSMAIAIIGYNKSATIAKPGIKAKPEQIEKFVTEGKVAFGLSVEHIEHAIPLLITQLR
- the glnB gene encoding nitrogen regulatory protein P-II, with translation MKKIDAIIKPFKLDDVREALAEVGITGMTVTEVKGFGRQKGHTELYRGAEYMVDFLPKVKIEIVVADDIVDTCVEAIMQTAQTGKIGDGKIFVFDVSRVVRIRTGEQDEEAI